CTCACCGGCGGCGTGGCACTCGGCGCTCCGCTGGCCGGGCTCTTTATCGACGGCGTGGGCCCGGGCGCGGGGTTCGTCGCGGTGGGGGTGGCCGGCGTCGTGTTGTGCCTGGTGGGACTGGTCCTGCAGCACCGCCGGCGGCGGCGGCTCGCCCCGGCCTGACCGGCTCGCTCCGATCCCGCAGGCCGCTCCTGCCGGCCAGCCGGTTAAACGACGACGGCGGGCGGACCGTTCTGGTCCTCCCGCCGCCGTCGCTGTGGGCTGCTGGTTCGCAGCCCGTTGCCTTAGTTGACCGGGCCGGTGTACTTCTCGCCCGGGCCTTTGCCCGGCGCGTCCGGGATGACGGATTCCTCGCGGAAAGCGAGCTGCAGGGAGCGCAGCCCGTCGCGCAAGGGCCCGGCGTGCTGGGAACCGATTTCGGGTGCCGCGGACGTGACGAGTCCGGCCAGGGCCGTGATCAGCTTGCGCGCTTCGTCGAGGTCCTTGAGCTCTTCGGCGTTGTCCTCGGCGGCCAGGCCGAGCTTCACGGCGGCGGCGCTCATCAGGTGAACGGCGGCGGTGGTAATGACCTCGATCGCGGGGACCTCGGAGATGTCGCGGATCTGCTGGGAGACGTCGGCCTGCGCGTCGGCCGGCTGGTAAACGTGTGAATTACTATCTGAAGTGCTCATGCTGGTAAGCTTGTCACAGACCGACTGAATGTCGTTATTTCTGCAGGGTTGAGAAACGCCGGTTGAGAAACACCGGTTAGGAAACACCGGTTGAGACACACCACGTGGAACCCGCCGGCGCATAAGTGCGTTGACCGGGTGCCTTTCTGTAGAATGGCTTTCAGTTTGCAAGCGGAGTTCTCTCCCACCCGCGCCAGCCGCGCGTATTCTTCACGGAATCAAGGTTGCCGGGTACCTGGTCGGGCATCCTTCCTGGGCGTTACGCCTGGCGGGGGACGCATGCCGTCTCCTCAAGGGGAGGGCAGTTCCGATCTTCGAGGCCTTCGATTGCTCCGGCAATTGGAGGCCTTCTTCATTTGCCGGCGAAGTACCCCCACGATCACAGGAGCTTTAACATTAGCGAGCCAAGAATCAATGAGCGTATCCGCGTCCCCGAGGTGCGGCTGGTCGGCCCTGCAGGTGAACAGGTAGGAGTCGTCCGTATTGAGGATGCCCTGCGTTTGGCTGCCGAGTCCGATCTTGATCTCGTTGAAGTTGCACCGCAGGCGAAGCCTCCGGTGTGCAAGCTGATGGACTTCGGCAAGTACAAGTACGAAGCCGCCGTCAAGGCACGCGAGGCCCGGAAGAACCAGACCAACACGGTTCTGAAGGAAATCCGGTTCCGGCTCAAGATCGACACCCACGACTACGAGACGAAGCGCGGCCACGCGCTCCGGTTCCTCGGCGCCGGTGACAAGGTCAAGGCCATGATCCAGTTCCGCGGCCGTGAGCAGCAGCGCCCCGAGATGGGCATCCGCCTGCTCCAGCGTTTCGCCGACGACGTTGCCGAAGTGGGCGTCGTGGAGTCCAGCCCGCGTATCGATGGCCGCAACATGGTCATGGTGGTTGGTCCGCTGAAGAACAAGGCCGAGGCGAAGGCAGAAGCCCGCCGTGCAACGCAGCGCGCAGAAGCCAAGGCCGAGAACGAAGCCAAGGCGTCCGGTGGAGGCCGCGTTGACACGTCCGGCCCCGAGGCACCCCTGACACAGTCCCTGGCTGATCTCCTTCCGGAGGGCTACCAGGTCCGGACAGAGGCACCTGAGGCTGAGGAAGCCGCGACGGAGGCTCCGGCAACGGAAGCTCCCGCCGTCGAGGTGCCGAAGGCCGAGGAAGCCGCTGCCGAGAAGGCTCCGGCTGTTGAAGCTCCCGCCCCGGAAGAGCCGAAGCAGGAGGCCCCCAAGGCCCCGGCGGCAGCTCCGAAGCAGGCGGCTCCCAAGGCCGACGCGAAGCCGGCAGTAAGCAAGGCACCGGCTGCTCCTAAGGCCGCGGCCCCCAAGGCTGCACCGAAGGCGCCCGCTGCTGCGACCCCCGCCGCCGCGACGCCGGCCGCCGAGAAGCCTGCTCCGAAGCCGGCCGCGGCTCCGAAGCCGGTGGCCCGGCCTGCGGCGCCGAAGCCTGCGGCACGGCCGGCAGCCCCCAAGGCCGCCCCGAAGCCGGGCAGCAAGAAGACCAACTAGTTCACGGCTGCCGGACAGCAATGTCCGGCAGCAAGCAACCAGCACGCCGCCCGCAGGGGTGGCTGCACGAAAGACTGCAGACCCAGTCTGCGGATACGTAAGGAGATCGGTTCCCATGCCGAAGATGAAGACCCACAGCGGTGCTAAGAAGCGCTTCAAGCTGACCGGTAGCGGCAAGCTGCGCCGCCAGCAGGCCAACCGCCGCCACTACCTCGAGCACAAGTCCTCCAGGCTGACCCGCCGCCTCGCCGGCGACAAGATCGTCTTCAAGGGCGACGCCAAGGTC
The nucleotide sequence above comes from Arthrobacter sp. KBS0702. Encoded proteins:
- the infC gene encoding translation initiation factor IF-3, with the protein product MRLVGPAGEQVGVVRIEDALRLAAESDLDLVEVAPQAKPPVCKLMDFGKYKYEAAVKAREARKNQTNTVLKEIRFRLKIDTHDYETKRGHALRFLGAGDKVKAMIQFRGREQQRPEMGIRLLQRFADDVAEVGVVESSPRIDGRNMVMVVGPLKNKAEAKAEARRATQRAEAKAENEAKASGGGRVDTSGPEAPLTQSLADLLPEGYQVRTEAPEAEEAATEAPATEAPAVEVPKAEEAAAEKAPAVEAPAPEEPKQEAPKAPAAAPKQAAPKADAKPAVSKAPAAPKAAAPKAAPKAPAAATPAAATPAAEKPAPKPAAAPKPVARPAAPKPAARPAAPKAAPKPGSKKTN
- a CDS encoding DUF1844 domain-containing protein translates to MSTSDSNSHVYQPADAQADVSQQIRDISEVPAIEVITTAAVHLMSAAAVKLGLAAEDNAEELKDLDEARKLITALAGLVTSAAPEIGSQHAGPLRDGLRSLQLAFREESVIPDAPGKGPGEKYTGPVN
- the rpmI gene encoding 50S ribosomal protein L35 translates to MPKMKTHSGAKKRFKLTGSGKLRRQQANRRHYLEHKSSRLTRRLAGDKIVFKGDAKVIRKMLGI